In Helianthus annuus cultivar XRQ/B chromosome 3, HanXRQr2.0-SUNRISE, whole genome shotgun sequence, a single window of DNA contains:
- the LOC110931251 gene encoding uncharacterized protein LOC110931251 isoform X1 — MVCKTEKKTDVGHVLADGFTKVVRDSCIRKNNYLMFQSFGQSSFFLMVFKSFVHQYCFISKITPDKDVIVMADEFWRQFYGKNFKGGQSTLYLGDRFWNVKMDGLTDNCVFTHGCSKMVNDLALDSRSIFVFSMVGNKIFELSVFNHQTSTQIQNNKVELVVLDDSIYGDDGDDLVIASEHKEKCSTAETDFQESVVVECEDDKFQLTSFESVFNDIDDSKFDNFFSSLLEMEDLKKKDKSNFEIDLNKFLIPKNNSHVYLIT, encoded by the exons ATGGTTTGTAAGACTGAAAAAAAAACTGATGTTGGCCATGTTCTTGCGGATGGCTTCACCAAAGTTGTTCGGGATAGTTGTATAAGAAAAAATAACTATCTTATGTTTCAGtcatttggacaatcatcattcTTTCTAATGGTGTTTAAATCATTTGTTCATCAATACTGCTTTATATCCAAAATCACACCTGACAAAGACGTTATT GTCATGGCTGATGAATTTTGGAGGCAATTTTATGGGAAAAATTTCAAAGGTGGTCAATCAACTCTTTATTTAGGAGATAGATTTTGGAACGTTAAGATGGACGGATTAACTGACAACTGTGTTTTTACTCATGGATGTTCTAAGATGGTAAACGATCTTGCCTTAGACAGCCGATCTATCTTTGTCTTTTCAATGGTTGGAAATAAAATTTTCGAGCTTTCAGTCTTTAATCATCAAACCAGTACTCAAATTCAGAACAACAAGGTTGAGTTAGTTGTTTTGGATGACTCCATctatggtgatgatggtgatgatttggTTATTGCG TCCGAACATAAGGAGAAGTGTAGTACTGCCGAAACTGACTTTCAGGAAAGTGTTGTTGTGGAATGTGAAGACGACAAATTTCAGTTGACAAGTTTTGAGTCTGTGTTCAAT GATATTGATGATTCGAAGTTTGATAACTTTTTCTCATCTCTACTTGAAATGGAAGACCTTAAGAAGAAG GACAAAAGCAACTTTGAGATAGACCTGAACAAATTTTTGATACCGAAGAATAACTCCCATGTATATCTGATTACTTAA
- the LOC110931251 gene encoding uncharacterized protein LOC110931251 isoform X2: MNFGGNFMGKISKMVNDLALDSRSIFVFSMVGNKIFELSVFNHQTSTQIQNNKVELVVLDDSIYGDDGDDLVIASEHKEKCSTAETDFQESVVVECEDDKFQLTSFESVFNDIDDSKFDNFFSSLLEMEDLKKKDKSNFEIDLNKFLIPKNNSHVYLIT, encoded by the exons ATGAATTTTGGAGGCAATTTTATGGGAAAAATTTCAAAG ATGGTAAACGATCTTGCCTTAGACAGCCGATCTATCTTTGTCTTTTCAATGGTTGGAAATAAAATTTTCGAGCTTTCAGTCTTTAATCATCAAACCAGTACTCAAATTCAGAACAACAAGGTTGAGTTAGTTGTTTTGGATGACTCCATctatggtgatgatggtgatgatttggTTATTGCG TCCGAACATAAGGAGAAGTGTAGTACTGCCGAAACTGACTTTCAGGAAAGTGTTGTTGTGGAATGTGAAGACGACAAATTTCAGTTGACAAGTTTTGAGTCTGTGTTCAAT GATATTGATGATTCGAAGTTTGATAACTTTTTCTCATCTCTACTTGAAATGGAAGACCTTAAGAAGAAG GACAAAAGCAACTTTGAGATAGACCTGAACAAATTTTTGATACCGAAGAATAACTCCCATGTATATCTGATTACTTAA